One genomic region from Streptomyces sp. Li-HN-5-11 encodes:
- the rplU gene encoding 50S ribosomal protein L21 has product MYAIVRSGGRQHKVAVGDIVEVDKISTAKVGDTVELSTLLVVDGDAVTSDPWVLAGIKVQAEVVDHHKGQKIDILRYKNKTGYRRRQGHRQQYTAIKVTEIPTAAK; this is encoded by the coding sequence GTGTACGCCATCGTGCGCAGCGGTGGTCGCCAGCACAAGGTTGCTGTCGGCGACATCGTTGAGGTTGACAAGATTTCCACCGCCAAGGTTGGCGACACGGTCGAGCTCTCGACCCTGCTCGTTGTCGACGGCGACGCTGTGACCAGTGACCCGTGGGTGCTGGCCGGCATCAAGGTCCAGGCCGAGGTCGTGGACCACCACAAGGGCCAGAAGATCGACATTCTGCGCTACAAGAACAAGACCGGCTACCGCCGTCGTCAGGGCCACCGCCAGCAGTACACGGCGATCAAGGTCACTGAGATCCCCACGGCTGCGAAGTAA
- a CDS encoding MFS transporter — MRRRVSIILLSAGHACVDVYQGAVASLVPFFVAERAYSYAAVSGVVLAASLLSSVAQPVFGALTDRWAMPWLLPVSTLLGGLGIALSGVHGSYGVTLGFVAVSGLGVAAYHPESARVARIAGGGGHRAMSLFSLGGNLGFAAAPALVAAVVAAGGLRLTPLLVIPALVGSVLCLPVVRALGRRDSSGSGAKVAAGRDDTASFVRLSLAVICRSVVFTGLSTFLSLLAGQRMGGSTAAGTAALVVLYLGGAVGSVLGGSLASHWDRVTVCRWSYLVTTGSVAGVVLVPGPVMYLFVALTSTGLYVPFSLQITLGQDYLPTRVGTAGGVTLGLTVSIGGLASPLIGALADMTSLRTALTPLILMPVLGWLLFRTLPEPTAAQSAEPARN, encoded by the coding sequence GTGCGAAGACGTGTATCGATCATCCTTCTGTCTGCGGGGCACGCCTGCGTCGACGTCTACCAGGGGGCCGTCGCGTCCCTGGTCCCGTTCTTCGTGGCGGAGCGTGCTTACAGCTATGCGGCCGTCTCGGGCGTCGTGCTCGCCGCCTCCCTGCTGTCCTCGGTGGCTCAGCCGGTGTTCGGTGCGCTCACCGACCGCTGGGCGATGCCCTGGCTGCTGCCGGTGAGCACGCTCCTCGGCGGGCTGGGCATCGCGCTCAGCGGAGTGCACGGTTCGTACGGTGTGACCCTGGGCTTCGTGGCGGTGTCCGGGCTCGGGGTCGCCGCCTACCACCCCGAATCCGCCCGGGTGGCCCGGATCGCCGGTGGCGGCGGCCACAGAGCGATGAGCCTCTTCTCGCTGGGCGGCAACCTCGGCTTCGCCGCCGCTCCTGCCCTGGTCGCCGCCGTTGTCGCCGCCGGCGGCCTGCGCCTCACGCCACTGCTGGTGATACCGGCTCTGGTCGGCAGCGTGCTGTGTCTGCCGGTCGTGCGCGCGCTGGGGCGCCGTGACTCCTCCGGCTCCGGTGCAAAGGTCGCGGCCGGACGCGATGACACGGCGTCGTTCGTGCGGCTGTCCCTGGCCGTGATCTGCCGGTCCGTCGTCTTCACCGGCCTGAGCACGTTTCTCTCGCTCCTGGCCGGACAGCGCATGGGCGGCAGCACGGCGGCGGGTACCGCGGCGTTGGTCGTGCTCTACCTGGGCGGAGCGGTCGGGTCAGTGCTGGGCGGCAGTCTGGCGAGTCACTGGGACCGGGTGACCGTCTGCCGCTGGTCGTACCTGGTCACGACCGGTTCCGTCGCGGGGGTCGTCTTGGTACCGGGCCCGGTCATGTACCTGTTCGTGGCGCTGACCTCGACCGGTCTCTACGTCCCGTTCTCGCTCCAGATCACCCTCGGCCAGGACTATCTGCCCACACGGGTCGGCACCGCCGGCGGTGTCACGCTCGGCCTGACCGTCAGCATCGGGGGCCTGGCGAGTCCCCTCATCGGCGCTCTCGCCGACATGACCTCCCTGCGCACCGCCCTGACGCCTCTGATCCTGATGCCGGTCCTCGGCTGGCTGTTGTTCCGCACCCTGCCGGAACCCACGGCGGCACAGTCCGCCGAACCGGCCAGGAACTGA
- a CDS encoding helix-turn-helix transcriptional regulator, which translates to MTETRHQPVAPTRTQRLASGAAIDAHRHDDHQIVYAGRGVLGVTTGAGSWIAPGTRAIWVPAGTTHAHQAHGELDLHLVGLPATENPLGLDEPTVLAVGPLLRELIVTYTRTPDDGRPERARLRAVLLDQLRASPQQPLHLPTPTTPLLRTLCEILRTDPADGRTLAELGREVGASDRTLSRLFKSDLGMTFPQWRTQLRLHRALVLLAQDTPVTAVAHQCGWSSASAFIEVFRRTFGHTPGTHPPRAPRRPG; encoded by the coding sequence ATGACGGAAACCCGCCATCAACCCGTGGCCCCCACACGCACCCAGCGGCTCGCTTCCGGTGCAGCCATCGACGCCCACCGGCACGACGACCACCAGATCGTCTACGCCGGCCGGGGAGTGCTGGGCGTCACCACAGGTGCCGGCTCCTGGATCGCGCCCGGTACGCGGGCCATCTGGGTACCGGCCGGCACCACACACGCCCACCAGGCCCACGGCGAACTCGACCTGCACCTGGTGGGACTGCCCGCGACCGAGAACCCCCTCGGACTGGACGAGCCCACCGTCCTGGCCGTGGGCCCGCTGCTGCGCGAACTGATCGTCACCTACACCCGGACACCGGACGACGGACGTCCCGAACGTGCCCGGCTGCGAGCCGTGCTGCTCGACCAGTTGCGGGCCTCGCCCCAGCAGCCGCTGCACCTGCCCACACCCACCACACCCCTGCTCAGGACGCTGTGCGAGATCCTGCGCACCGATCCGGCCGACGGCCGCACCCTCGCCGAGCTGGGCCGCGAGGTCGGGGCGAGCGACCGCACCCTGTCCCGTCTCTTCAAAAGCGATCTCGGCATGACCTTCCCGCAGTGGCGCACCCAGTTGCGTCTCCACCGCGCCCTGGTCCTGCTCGCGCAGGACACCCCGGTGACCGCGGTGGCCCATCAGTGCGGCTGGTCGTCCGCCAGTGCGTTCATCGAGGTCTTCCGCCGCACGTTCGGTCACACACCGGGAACCCACCCGCCGCGAGCGCCTCGAAGACCGGGCTAG
- a CDS encoding TIGR03936 family radical SAM-associated protein → MQRIRLRYTKRGRLRFTSHRDFQRAFERALRRAEVPMAYSAGFTPHPKVSYANAAPTGTGSEAEYLEIALTAPRDPERLRVLLDASLPAGLDVIEAVEARTSGLADRLTASVWELRLDGVDPAEAERAVTAFNGAQAVEVQRLTKNGMRTFDARPAVVSLESVQAHSSAADRPTDQPCAILRLVVRHVTPAVRPDDVLSGLRAVADLAPPVPAAVTRLAQGLLDEETGTVTDPLAPDREAAAALPTADSAAAATAPA, encoded by the coding sequence GTGCAGCGCATCCGACTGCGCTACACCAAGCGCGGCCGCCTCCGGTTCACCAGCCACCGTGACTTCCAGCGCGCCTTCGAGCGTGCGCTGCGCCGTGCCGAGGTGCCGATGGCGTACTCGGCGGGGTTCACGCCGCACCCGAAGGTGTCCTACGCCAATGCCGCACCCACCGGCACGGGCAGTGAGGCGGAGTACCTGGAGATCGCGCTCACCGCGCCCCGCGACCCGGAGCGGCTTCGTGTCCTCCTCGACGCGTCGCTGCCCGCCGGGCTCGACGTGATCGAGGCGGTGGAGGCCCGCACGTCGGGGCTCGCCGACCGGCTGACCGCTTCCGTGTGGGAGCTGCGGCTGGACGGCGTGGACCCGGCCGAGGCCGAACGCGCGGTCACGGCCTTCAACGGGGCCCAGGCCGTCGAGGTCCAGCGCCTGACCAAGAACGGCATGCGCACCTTCGACGCCCGCCCCGCGGTCGTGAGCCTGGAGAGCGTGCAAGCCCACAGTTCGGCGGCTGATAGGCCGACCGACCAGCCCTGTGCGATACTGCGGCTGGTTGTTCGGCACGTGACGCCTGCCGTACGACCCGACGACGTCCTGTCCGGTCTCCGCGCCGTGGCCGACCTGGCGCCGCCGGTCCCCGCAGCGGTGACCAGGCTGGCGCAGGGGCTGCTCGATGAAGAGACCGGCACGGTGACCGACCCGCTCGCGCCCGACCGCGAGGCGGCGGCGGCCCTACCCACGGCCGACTCCGCTGCCGCCGCGACGGCGCCGGCGTAA
- a CDS encoding amino acid permease → MFSSVAMGLASTGPAYSLAATLGIIVAGVGLQAPIVTMLAFVPMLLVAYAFRELNASNADCGTTFTWATRAFGPRTGWMGGWGLIVANILVMGNLAEIAAVYGFRLVGLDGLGDNPLWTTVAGIVWIAVLTVICYVGIEVSAAVQRWLLCMEVVMLILFAVAALVRVYASPPATAVHVSASWFNPFAVPSTTALTSGVLAGVFIYWGWDTAFSVNEETVDSTRIPGRAAVLSTVLLLVMYGLVTTSAQAFAGVGASGIGLGNAHNSDDVLSGLGDAVFGSSDTGLLLSRLLILMVLTSALASAETTILPLARTVFSMAVHKAVPSRFARVHRRFLTPTWGTVGMGAASVVLLLLLTSFSRNVMADSIDSIGLAIAFQYGLTGFACVWYHRRILTRSGKDLVFKGVLPGLGGMIMLLLFLYAAFVVYANPRYGTTTVDLPLIGRTGGVTVLGLGALLLGLLLMPVVTRGHTVALKLQRSLLPRRLPPHAAVDSASRYLPADSGSGVGGDWYDVIPLSGTRVGLVVGDVLGHGLRAAATMGRLRTGVRVLARLDLTPDELLSRLDDLVEQTAHDAGEDHGPAHRRAQADAARGVTCLYAVYDPVSGKCSLARAGEPVLAVVEAHTGAVGYPELPPGPPLGIGGPPYQSTELEFAPGSVVALFTGGLLQAADGRDAGLAQLSHVLAGDRRSLEEMCDRAVNSLLPGPVDEDATLLMVRTRLLDRNRFAQWELPPDPAAVAGIRTAISKQLRDWDLDDLAFSSELIASELVTNAIRYVGGPIQVRLIRDRTLICEVSDTGHTTPNLRHAASDDEGGRGLFIIAQMTHQWGTRYTPTGKTIWTEQDLP, encoded by the coding sequence ATGTTCTCCTCGGTCGCCATGGGCCTGGCCTCCACCGGTCCGGCGTACAGCCTCGCCGCGACGCTGGGCATCATCGTGGCCGGAGTGGGACTGCAGGCCCCGATCGTCACCATGCTGGCGTTCGTCCCGATGCTGCTGGTGGCGTACGCCTTCCGGGAGCTCAACGCGAGCAACGCCGACTGCGGGACCACCTTCACCTGGGCCACCCGCGCCTTCGGACCGCGTACCGGCTGGATGGGCGGCTGGGGCCTGATCGTGGCCAACATCCTCGTCATGGGGAACCTCGCCGAGATCGCCGCCGTCTACGGCTTCCGGCTGGTGGGTCTGGACGGACTGGGGGACAACCCGCTGTGGACCACCGTGGCGGGCATCGTCTGGATCGCCGTGCTGACCGTGATCTGCTACGTCGGCATCGAGGTCTCGGCGGCCGTGCAGCGCTGGCTGCTGTGCATGGAAGTGGTGATGCTGATCCTGTTCGCCGTCGCCGCGCTGGTCAGGGTCTACGCCAGCCCTCCCGCGACGGCGGTCCATGTGTCCGCGTCCTGGTTCAACCCCTTCGCGGTGCCCTCGACGACGGCCCTGACCTCGGGTGTCCTCGCGGGCGTCTTCATCTACTGGGGCTGGGACACCGCGTTCTCGGTGAACGAGGAGACCGTCGACAGCACGCGCATCCCCGGGCGCGCCGCGGTCCTGTCCACCGTGCTGCTCCTGGTCATGTACGGGTTGGTGACCACCTCGGCGCAGGCGTTCGCGGGAGTGGGCGCCTCGGGCATCGGGCTCGGCAACGCGCACAACTCCGACGATGTGCTCTCCGGACTGGGCGATGCGGTGTTCGGCAGCAGTGACACGGGACTGCTGCTGTCGAGACTGCTGATCCTGATGGTGCTGACCTCCGCGCTGGCCTCCGCCGAGACCACCATCCTGCCCCTGGCCAGGACCGTCTTCTCCATGGCGGTCCACAAGGCGGTTCCCTCCCGGTTCGCCCGGGTCCACCGCAGGTTTCTCACCCCGACCTGGGGGACCGTCGGCATGGGAGCGGCCTCGGTCGTCCTGCTCCTCCTGCTGACGTCGTTCAGCCGGAACGTCATGGCCGACTCGATCGACTCGATCGGTCTCGCGATCGCGTTCCAGTACGGCCTGACCGGCTTCGCCTGTGTCTGGTACCACCGCAGGATCCTCACCCGCAGCGGCAAGGACCTGGTCTTCAAGGGTGTGCTGCCGGGGCTCGGCGGGATGATCATGCTCCTGCTGTTCCTCTACGCCGCCTTCGTCGTCTACGCCAACCCCCGGTACGGCACGACGACCGTCGATCTGCCGCTGATCGGAAGGACGGGCGGGGTCACCGTCCTGGGCCTGGGCGCCCTGCTGCTCGGTCTCCTGCTGATGCCGGTGGTCACCCGCGGCCACACGGTGGCCCTCAAACTCCAGCGGAGCCTGCTGCCGCGCCGGCTGCCGCCGCACGCCGCCGTCGACTCGGCGAGCCGCTACCTTCCCGCCGACAGCGGGTCCGGGGTGGGCGGCGACTGGTACGACGTCATCCCGCTGTCGGGTACCCGGGTGGGCCTGGTCGTCGGGGACGTGCTCGGTCACGGCCTGCGCGCCGCGGCCACCATGGGGCGCCTGCGCACGGGGGTGCGCGTCCTGGCCCGGCTGGACCTGACCCCGGACGAGCTGCTGTCCCGTCTGGACGACCTGGTCGAGCAGACCGCGCACGACGCCGGGGAGGACCACGGCCCGGCCCACCGCAGGGCGCAGGCCGACGCGGCGCGGGGTGTGACCTGCCTGTACGCGGTGTACGACCCGGTCTCGGGGAAGTGCAGCCTGGCACGGGCCGGGGAGCCGGTGCTGGCGGTCGTCGAAGCGCACACCGGTGCCGTCGGATATCCCGAGCTGCCGCCCGGACCGCCGCTGGGGATCGGTGGCCCGCCCTACCAGAGCACGGAACTGGAGTTCGCGCCGGGCAGCGTCGTCGCCCTCTTCACCGGCGGGCTCCTCCAGGCGGCCGACGGCCGTGACGCCGGGCTCGCGCAGCTGTCCCACGTCCTCGCCGGTGACCGGAGGTCCCTGGAGGAGATGTGCGACCGGGCGGTGAACAGCCTGCTGCCCGGGCCGGTGGACGAGGACGCGACGCTGCTCATGGTCCGCACCCGCCTGCTCGACCGGAACCGGTTCGCCCAGTGGGAGCTGCCCCCGGATCCGGCCGCGGTGGCGGGCATCCGCACCGCGATCAGCAAGCAGCTGCGCGACTGGGACCTGGACGACCTGGCGTTCAGCAGCGAGCTCATCGCCAGCGAACTGGTCACCAACGCCATCCGCTACGTCGGCGGCCCGATCCAGGTCCGCCTGATCCGCGACCGGACCCTGATCTGCGAGGTTTCCGACACCGGCCACACCACGCCCAACCTGCGGCACGCGGCGAGCGACGACGAGGGGGGCCGGGGGCTGTTCATCATCGCCCAGATGACCCACCAGTGGGGCACGCGCTACACCCCCACCGGGAAGACGATCTGGACCGAGCAGGACCTGCCGTAA
- a CDS encoding Rne/Rng family ribonuclease encodes MLEPTEPAKGSDELNTPSDTLPPRRRRRAASRPAGPPAGTAAAEAPAEITEPAMAAAEPADLAGQAEDDGAASAAAVVSGEGAETAEAAEVTEAEESAVAEEAVEEAATARRTTRRRRVSVPAGTPKAAEGEAAAETVVPATPVAEAPAVAETAAESGEIGEDAAPRRTRRRATRRVSAPAASPEAAETVLPAATAQGSTAEQDTAEAVAEPSATAAESAEAPAGRTRRRATRRASAPAGAPEPAEAAAPADAGTPAAETAAPEAAVDSAPEAAAEVPAASEAEDATSRRTRRRATRRTSTPAADVVASEPVAETSADVAETAPEAAVAPAATPGTEPEAASPAAGEPAAEAEPRRGRRRVVRRAATGFSEPAAQPAAQSAVSEPAAAEAEAPRRPARPAVAVFQPPVFTEPKFQTPQRAAAEAAAEAADVETAEETEEFPQERAAQPEPAGSRRRRRRRGGEEPEAQDDRGAAEDEADEADEQAEDAVDGDEGEDGGSRRRRRRGGRRRRRGESADAGGDEEAEENEELAAAQAAQDAEDTAEQVEEDTEEDAEGGDARDEEQSGGGSSSSRRRRRRRRRAGDGATDAAPSADDPERTVVKVREPRKAAEPSDEVQSIKGSTRLEAKKQRRREGREQGRRRVPIITEAEFLARREAVERVMVVRQNGDRTQIGVLEDNVLVEHYVNKEQSTSYVGNVYLGKVQNVLPSMEAAFIDIGKGRNAVLYAGEVNFEALGLAGGPRRIESALKSGQSVLVQVTKDPIGHKGARLTSQVSLPGRYLVYVPEGSMTGISRKLPDTERSRLKTILKKIVPEDAGVIVRTAAEGASEDELRRDVERLQAQWEDIRKKAKNGNAPTLLYGEPDMTVRVVRDIFNEDFSKVIVSGDEAWETVHGYVSHVAPDLASRLTRWTSEVDVFATYRIDEQLAKALDRKVWLPSGGSLVIDRTEAMVVIDVNTGKFTGQGGNLEETVTRNNLEAAEEIVRQLRLRDLGGIIVIDFIDMVLESNRDLVLRRLLECLGRDRTKHQVAEVTSLGLVQMTRKRVGQGLLESFSETCVHCNGRGVIVHMEQASSAVGAGGGKRRKRARAGAEQPHEHEQEAVAVEAAAVTAEEEAEAEAEVAAELAAPVALPAFEMAPDEELYSSVAEAEAAATRGRTRRRASRRASAPAGAPRVQHDGAGPAPTAQDVTAAEEAERPVRPEPSAEAQAEPVAAEDPVVPASAPEAAAPAAEEAAPTGRTRRRATRKVTAPAGSPAGAEAAVVTVPESAPAAAQPQAAPAEEAQASAAGQSAAPVEAPAEAAAESAAPARPRRRAVRKATAPTASEEAAVVVVPSGQAETAEAPAADSASEATGSSGPSEASEASEADGDTAGPARKTARTAAKKATAKKAATKKTAAKKTAAKKATAKKAAKTTKTAAAKKTASKKTAAAQQSGPSVSAATED; translated from the coding sequence ATGCTCGAACCGACCGAGCCCGCAAAGGGTTCCGACGAACTGAACACTCCGAGCGACACCCTGCCGCCGCGTCGCCGGCGCCGTGCCGCATCCCGCCCGGCGGGCCCGCCCGCCGGCACGGCCGCCGCCGAGGCCCCGGCCGAGATCACCGAGCCGGCCATGGCGGCCGCCGAGCCCGCCGACCTCGCCGGGCAGGCGGAGGACGACGGCGCCGCGAGCGCCGCGGCCGTGGTGAGCGGCGAGGGCGCCGAGACCGCGGAGGCCGCCGAGGTCACCGAGGCCGAGGAGAGCGCGGTGGCCGAGGAGGCTGTCGAGGAGGCCGCTACCGCGCGCCGTACGACGCGGCGCCGGAGGGTGTCCGTGCCCGCCGGTACGCCGAAGGCCGCCGAGGGCGAGGCGGCCGCCGAGACCGTCGTGCCCGCGACCCCCGTCGCCGAGGCGCCGGCCGTCGCCGAGACCGCCGCCGAGTCCGGTGAGATCGGCGAGGATGCCGCGCCGCGGCGTACCCGCCGCCGGGCCACGCGCCGGGTTTCCGCGCCCGCCGCCTCCCCGGAGGCGGCCGAGACGGTGCTCCCGGCCGCGACCGCGCAGGGCAGCACTGCCGAGCAGGACACCGCCGAGGCGGTTGCCGAGCCGTCGGCCACGGCTGCCGAGAGCGCCGAGGCGCCCGCCGGCCGTACGCGGCGCCGTGCGACCCGCCGCGCCTCCGCGCCGGCCGGCGCACCGGAGCCCGCCGAGGCCGCGGCACCCGCCGACGCCGGTACGCCGGCGGCCGAGACCGCCGCGCCCGAAGCCGCGGTGGATTCCGCGCCGGAGGCCGCCGCCGAGGTCCCCGCCGCCTCCGAGGCCGAGGACGCGACTTCGCGGCGCACCCGCCGCCGTGCCACGCGCCGCACGTCCACGCCCGCCGCCGACGTGGTCGCGAGCGAGCCGGTGGCCGAGACCTCTGCCGACGTGGCCGAGACGGCGCCGGAGGCCGCTGTGGCCCCTGCCGCCACCCCGGGGACGGAGCCCGAGGCCGCGTCCCCCGCGGCCGGCGAGCCCGCGGCGGAGGCGGAGCCGAGGCGCGGCCGCCGCCGGGTCGTGCGGCGTGCCGCGACCGGCTTCTCCGAGCCCGCCGCACAGCCCGCCGCCCAGTCGGCTGTTTCCGAGCCCGCCGCCGCGGAGGCCGAGGCCCCGCGTCGGCCCGCGCGGCCGGCCGTCGCCGTGTTCCAGCCGCCGGTCTTCACCGAGCCGAAGTTCCAGACCCCGCAGCGGGCCGCCGCCGAAGCGGCCGCCGAGGCCGCGGACGTCGAGACGGCCGAGGAGACCGAGGAGTTCCCGCAGGAGCGGGCCGCGCAGCCCGAGCCGGCCGGCTCGCGGCGCCGCCGCCGTCGCCGGGGCGGCGAGGAGCCCGAGGCCCAGGACGACCGGGGCGCCGCCGAGGACGAGGCGGACGAGGCCGACGAGCAGGCCGAGGACGCCGTCGACGGTGACGAGGGCGAGGACGGCGGCTCCCGCCGTCGCCGTCGCCGCGGTGGCCGTCGCCGTCGCCGGGGCGAGTCCGCGGACGCGGGCGGTGACGAGGAGGCGGAGGAGAACGAGGAGCTCGCCGCCGCGCAGGCCGCTCAGGACGCGGAGGACACCGCGGAGCAGGTCGAGGAGGACACCGAGGAGGACGCCGAGGGCGGCGACGCCCGCGACGAGGAGCAGTCCGGTGGGGGCTCCAGCAGCAGCCGCCGCCGTCGCCGTCGTCGCCGCCGGGCCGGCGACGGCGCCACCGACGCCGCGCCGTCCGCCGACGACCCCGAGCGCACCGTGGTCAAGGTCCGCGAGCCCCGCAAGGCCGCCGAGCCGTCCGACGAGGTGCAGTCCATCAAGGGCTCGACCCGGCTGGAGGCCAAGAAGCAGCGCCGCCGCGAGGGCCGCGAGCAGGGCCGCCGCCGGGTGCCGATCATCACCGAGGCGGAGTTCCTTGCGCGCCGCGAGGCCGTCGAGCGCGTGATGGTCGTCCGCCAGAACGGCGACCGTACGCAGATCGGCGTCCTGGAGGACAACGTCCTCGTCGAGCACTACGTCAACAAGGAGCAGTCGACCTCGTACGTCGGCAACGTCTACCTGGGCAAGGTGCAGAACGTCCTGCCCTCGATGGAGGCCGCCTTCATCGACATCGGCAAGGGCCGCAACGCGGTGCTCTACGCCGGTGAGGTGAACTTCGAGGCGCTGGGCCTCGCGGGCGGCCCGCGCCGCATCGAGTCCGCCCTGAAGTCCGGGCAGTCGGTCCTCGTCCAGGTCACCAAGGACCCCATCGGACACAAGGGCGCCCGCCTGACCAGCCAGGTCTCCCTCCCGGGCCGCTACCTCGTGTACGTCCCCGAGGGTTCGATGACCGGCATCAGCCGCAAGCTGCCCGACACCGAGCGGTCCCGGCTGAAGACCATCCTCAAGAAGATCGTCCCCGAGGACGCGGGCGTCATCGTGCGCACCGCCGCCGAGGGCGCGAGCGAGGACGAGCTGCGCCGGGACGTCGAGCGACTGCAGGCGCAGTGGGAGGACATCCGGAAGAAGGCCAAGAACGGCAACGCTCCGACGCTGCTGTACGGCGAGCCGGACATGACCGTCCGGGTCGTGCGCGACATCTTCAACGAGGACTTCTCCAAGGTCATCGTCAGCGGCGACGAGGCCTGGGAGACCGTCCACGGCTACGTCTCGCACGTCGCGCCCGACCTGGCGTCGCGCCTCACGCGCTGGACCAGCGAGGTCGACGTCTTCGCCACCTACCGGATCGACGAGCAGCTCGCCAAGGCGCTGGACCGCAAGGTCTGGCTGCCCAGCGGTGGTTCGCTGGTGATCGACCGGACCGAGGCGATGGTCGTCATCGACGTCAACACCGGCAAGTTCACCGGTCAGGGCGGCAACCTCGAGGAGACGGTCACCAGGAACAACCTGGAGGCGGCCGAGGAGATCGTGCGTCAGCTGCGGCTGCGCGACCTCGGCGGCATCATCGTCATCGACTTCATCGACATGGTGCTCGAGTCCAACCGGGACCTGGTGCTGCGGCGCCTGCTGGAGTGCCTGGGCCGGGACCGTACGAAGCACCAGGTGGCCGAGGTGACCTCGCTGGGCCTGGTGCAGATGACGCGGAAGCGGGTCGGCCAGGGTCTGCTGGAGTCCTTCTCCGAGACCTGCGTCCACTGCAACGGCCGCGGTGTCATCGTGCACATGGAGCAGGCGTCGTCCGCCGTCGGCGCGGGCGGCGGCAAGCGCCGCAAGCGCGCCCGTGCCGGTGCCGAGCAGCCGCACGAGCACGAGCAGGAGGCCGTGGCCGTGGAGGCCGCCGCCGTGACCGCCGAAGAAGAGGCGGAGGCCGAGGCGGAGGTCGCCGCCGAGCTCGCCGCGCCCGTCGCGCTGCCCGCCTTCGAGATGGCGCCGGACGAGGAGCTCTACAGCAGCGTCGCCGAGGCGGAGGCCGCGGCCACCCGCGGCCGGACCCGGCGCCGGGCGAGCAGGCGGGCATCCGCTCCCGCGGGCGCGCCGCGGGTGCAGCACGACGGGGCCGGCCCGGCTCCCACGGCCCAGGACGTGACCGCCGCGGAGGAGGCCGAGCGCCCGGTGCGCCCGGAGCCGTCCGCCGAGGCGCAGGCCGAGCCGGTGGCCGCCGAGGACCCGGTCGTGCCGGCGTCGGCGCCCGAGGCGGCTGCCCCGGCCGCCGAGGAGGCCGCGCCCACGGGCCGTACGCGCCGCCGCGCGACCCGCAAGGTCACGGCGCCGGCCGGTTCCCCCGCGGGTGCCGAGGCCGCCGTGGTGACGGTGCCGGAGTCCGCGCCCGCGGCTGCTCAACCGCAGGCCGCCCCGGCCGAGGAGGCCCAGGCGTCGGCGGCCGGACAGTCCGCGGCACCGGTCGAGGCGCCCGCCGAGGCGGCCGCGGAGAGCGCCGCACCGGCCCGTCCGCGCCGTCGTGCGGTGCGGAAGGCGACGGCCCCGACCGCGTCCGAGGAGGCGGCCGTCGTGGTCGTCCCGTCGGGCCAGGCGGAGACCGCCGAGGCGCCGGCTGCCGACTCGGCGTCCGAGGCCACCGGGTCCTCCGGGCCTTCCGAGGCCTCCGAGGCCTCCGAGGCCGACGGGGACACCGCGGGCCCGGCCAGGAAGACGGCCCGCACGGCCGCCAAGAAGGCCACGGCGAAGAAGGCCGCCACCAAGAAGACGGCGGCCAAGAAGACCGCCGCGAAGAAGGCGACGGCCAAGAAGGCGGCCAAGACCACCAAGACGGCCGCCGCGAAGAAGACGGCGTCGAAGAAGACCGCCGCCGCCCAGCAGTCCGGGCCGTCGGTCTCGGCGGCCACGGAGGACTGA